The sequence TGATGATACTCAGCTAATGTTTGTACCAAATGCTGTTTAGCCTGCTCGGCATTAACTTGAGAAAGGGCAATATTGTTAACTATAAGCACATCAAATTGCGCAACTAACGCTTGTAATGCGGAACTCGTTAGTTGACGCGCCCAACCATAATCGCTAAGTGATAATTCACCGTTTGGTAGCTGAAATGCCAAATTTTCTTTATCGCCTATCATATTAGCCAACTGCGATAACCAACAAAGGAAAGTGGCTTGGCGTTTACCACGACGCGGCGAATGAAGTTTTATTACCCGCGCACCAGCAAGAGTACGTTGAGCACTAATATCACGCAAGACTAAATGATCATTATCCACCAGCCATAAAGGCTTATCGAAGGATAACTCAGCTAGTAATGGTTTGTCTGATGGTTGGTTTAATAAAGCGATACGTCCGGTCACATGACTGGCAGCATGATAGAGATGTAATGGTTGCCAATTTTTTAAACATTCATTGGCTTCAACTTCAACCAGCACCTTATTAACCGCAAACACCGGCTGTTCACTTAACAACCAATCGCCACGAGAAATCTGTTTTTTGCTAATATCACCGGTCAGATTTAAAGCAATCCGCTCACCGGCTTGTGCCTGTGAAACCAGTTGATTTTGCGCATGCAATCGCCGAATTTTAACTTGCTTATCTATTCCGGTTAACCATAGGGTATCACCAATAGAAACTTGGCCAGACAAAGCTGTGCCAGTTACGACTATACCTGCACCTTTGACATTAAACACACGATCGATCGCTAAACGAAATCGATGACCAAGTTTGGCATGCTGGCCTATCTGACCGTGTAATATTTGCAAATGTGATCGCAATAAAGAAATGCCTTCACCAGTCAAGCTAGAAGTGACAAAACAAGGTACCTGCAACCAGCCATGCTCTGCCAACAATTGTGAAATTGCCAATTGTACCGCTTGAACCTGCTTAGCGGAGACACGATCAGCTTTAGTCAATACAGTAATTACCTGTGGGCGACCTATTAAACGTAAAATAGCCAGGTGTTCTCTGGTTTGCGCCATAATGCCATCATCACAAGCTACGATCAGCAATATATGGGATATGCCACCAATACCAGCCAACATATTAGCGAGAAACTTTTCATGACCGGGAACATCAACAAAACCGATTGAACTGCCATCTGCTTGGGGCCAATAGGCAAAGCCAAGATCAATCGTCATGCCGCGTTTTTTTTCTTCAGGTAAATGTAGTGTATTAATCCCTGTCAAGGCTTGAATCAGGGCAGTTTTTCCATGGTCAACATGACCCGCGGTAGCAAAAATCATTGTGTTAATAAAACCTGTAATAACTTAGCCTCATCATCAAGGCAGCGTAAGTCAAGCCATAAGCGGCCAGCGGAAATCCTACCAATAATTGGGGTAGCTAATTGTCGCCATTGACGAGACAACGAGACTAATTGATTATGTTTATTATTTTTAGGCGTAAATGTTATTGCCCAACTAGCCAGACGTTCATTTGGCAGTGAACCACTACCAATCTGGGAAAAACAGGCTTCATCGTTAACACTAAATTGGTCACCATAGTGATGCTTTATCGGCTCAATAAGCCGCCGGGCCAATTTGCGAATTTCCGCTTGCGGTCGTGTCAAAAAGTTAAGGGTGGGTAACGAAGTTGTCACTTTTTCGCCATGCTGGTAGATCCGCAATGTGGCCTCTAGGGCAGCTAAGGTCATTTTATCCGCTCGTAACGCGCGTTTTAATGGATGTTGTTGAATGGCGTCAATCCAACATTTTTTGCCCAAAATAATTCCTGCCTGTGGGCCACCAAGTAATTTATCACCTGAAATAGAGACCAGATCAACGCCTTGTGCCAGATAGTGTTGCGGCATAGGCTCAGCCGGTAAACCATATTGGGTCATATCAATCAAAGCACCACTGCCTACATCAATCGCAGTAGCAATGTTATATTCAGTACCAAGTTGAGCGAGTTGCTGACCTTCAACCTCAGCGGTAAAACCTAAGATACGGTAATTACTGGTGTGGACTTTCATTAACAGAGCCGTCTCTTCATTTATTGCACGCTGGTAATCTTGCAGATAAGTTCGATTCGTTGTTCCTACCTCCACCAGCTGACAACCCGCCTGTTTCATTACCTCTGGCACGCGAAATGCTCCACCAATTTCGACCAATTCTCCTCGCGACACAATAACTTGTCGTCCCGCTGCGATGGTTGCTAACATTAATAACACTGCGGCAGCATTATTATTGACAATACAAGCATCTTCCGCACCGGTTAGTTCACAAAGTAAATCAGCTATTATACGATCTCGATGT is a genomic window of Arsenophonus apicola containing:
- the selB gene encoding selenocysteine-specific translation elongation factor → MIFATAGHVDHGKTALIQALTGINTLHLPEEKKRGMTIDLGFAYWPQADGSSIGFVDVPGHEKFLANMLAGIGGISHILLIVACDDGIMAQTREHLAILRLIGRPQVITVLTKADRVSAKQVQAVQLAISQLLAEHGWLQVPCFVTSSLTGEGISLLRSHLQILHGQIGQHAKLGHRFRLAIDRVFNVKGAGIVVTGTALSGQVSIGDTLWLTGIDKQVKIRRLHAQNQLVSQAQAGERIALNLTGDISKKQISRGDWLLSEQPVFAVNKVLVEVEANECLKNWQPLHLYHAASHVTGRIALLNQPSDKPLLAELSFDKPLWLVDNDHLVLRDISAQRTLAGARVIKLHSPRRGKRQATFLCWLSQLANMIGDKENLAFQLPNGELSLSDYGWARQLTSSALQALVAQFDVLIVNNIALSQVNAEQAKQHLVQTLAEYHQNHADQLGLGRARLKRMALPGLNDELVFTLLRQLVDEKKVMQTHGWLHLAEHSLVFDRQQAQLWQQLEPYFVAEQPWWVRELAVKIQQDEDIVRHLLRKAAKMGLITAIVSDRYYHNLQIQQFAAIIRHYNHREGAITVANFRDELAIGRKLAVQILEFFDRSGFTRRKFDAHILRDKGLF
- the selA gene encoding L-seryl-tRNA(Sec) selenium transferase yields the protein MSKDVTSLYRQLPAIDYLLNEASVLSLIEGYGRTQVTKILRNMQQHAREQIKQQQCLPVWQSDWIAALTHQLQRQQSSGLRPVFNLTGTVLHTNLGRALMAEEAIEAVTRVMRYPVTLEYTLDDAVRGHRDRIIADLLCELTGAEDACIVNNNAAAVLLMLATIAAGRQVIVSRGELVEIGGAFRVPEVMKQAGCQLVEVGTTNRTYLQDYQRAINEETALLMKVHTSNYRILGFTAEVEGQQLAQLGTEYNIATAIDVGSGALIDMTQYGLPAEPMPQHYLAQGVDLVSISGDKLLGGPQAGIILGKKCWIDAIQQHPLKRALRADKMTLAALEATLRIYQHGEKVTTSLPTLNFLTRPQAEIRKLARRLIEPIKHHYGDQFSVNDEACFSQIGSGSLPNERLASWAITFTPKNNKHNQLVSLSRQWRQLATPIIGRISAGRLWLDLRCLDDEAKLLQVLLTQ